AGATTAGATGTCTCCCAACCAAAGCGTGTATAAACAGGAGCCGTTTTAGACAATTGTTCCATCGCCCATTTTTGTCCTACCATTACAGCTGAAAACCCTTTCCCTGATTTAGCACTTTTTCTACCAGACGTTAAATCTACGTCAGCTTTCACGTATTCAAAGTATATACCGGTAATTGGATAGATTTTAGATAGTTCCGAAACTACTCTAATTTCCAGTTGACGGTTTGCTTTGATACTTGGTGCTAATTTCGATTGTTTTCTATTAGAAAAGCGCTTTTGACGATGAGCTCTTAAGTTAAACGGAAGTTTGCGGTTAATCCGTCTTCCCCGTCTTGCTCGTCGCATGAGACGGCGATTATCCATCCTTTCTCTAACTCTTTTAAAGGGTAACTCGCGGAGGAGCTGTCCAAAGGGTATAGAGGAAGGATTGAACACCTATTCCTGAAAACAATTTACCTGGGTCAATTCCTACAGAAATAGGTTGAGTTTGATTGCTTGATGGTGTTTCGGTTAACTGGATATAGAAAATACCGAGGTCGTTGAATTGTCCTACTGCTTTTCCTTCCTTAATCCACCGTCTTGCGCGACTTGGTTTGGTCGGCATTAGAGGTTGGTTGTCTTTTGAAATTACGGGTACTCTTTGCATAGGAGATAATCCTCAAGAGAGAGAGTTTAAGTCCCTCGATGCCCACCTAACTAACCATGTCCTGTCTTTAAGAGCACCCATACCAATTGGGTTTAGATTGAATCCGAACTAGGGAAGTATTCGGAAGTCTGTGAGATAGTTAGGCTCTATGGGCTATTCACCGCTTAGGTCACCCAAATTGGTTTGGTCAATCCCTGTACCTTTAGGTCAGGGTTGGTGAATTAGGGTAGATAAATCAATCTCTCGTTTACTATAAGGTAAATCTTGATTAATCGCTTCGATTTCTTCCGCTTCGGCTTGATTAATCTCGTCAATATAGTGGTGTAGAATTTGACTCATGCGTTGATGATAGAAACGGTGCAGACTATGATTACCCGTAGCGGGGAATCCCCGACGACGCTTGTGACTACCTCCCGCACCGGGATCGAAGGTTTGAATACCTTGAGCGATCGCCCATTCGATAGGTTGATAGTAACAAGCTTCAAAGTGTAGACAGTCGAACTCTTCGAAACAGCCCCAATAACGTCCGTAGAGATTATCGCCCTTGCGTATAGAGAAAGACATTCCCACTGCTTTACCGGGTTGATTCTCTTTTTCTGCTACGACTAATACCACGCGATCGCGATAGGTAGAATAAAGCTGAGCAAAAAATTGACGCGTCAGATACTTACTCCCACCCCAAAACTTATCACAGGTACTACTGTAGAAGCGATAGATTAAGGGAAACAGATGCTGAGGGATGTCTTCCCCCGTTAATACCCGTACCTGTAAACCAGCTTCTAATACCGCTTTTCTTTCCCGTTTAATATTGCGTCGTTGATTAGAGTTAAATTGCTGCAGGTAGGCATCAAAATTAGTAAAATTCTGGTTACTCCAGATGTAGCTATGGTGCAACCAAGCACGAAAACCGTAACTTTCCATAAGCGATCGCCAATCGGGATCGACGAACAAGAAATGACAGCCATTAATGCGATTGCGGACACAAAAATGGTCAATCGCGCCTACCATCATCTCCGTTATTTCCCTCTCATCTTCTCCTGGTGCGATCAGAAAACGGTACCCTACCGCGGGTGTAAACGGAGACATTCCCAACATTTTCGGGTAATAGCGAACCCCTAAGCGATAGGACAAATCAGCCCACTGTTGATCAAAAACGAATTCCCCATAACTGTGACTTTTCAGATATAGAAGCGCCCCCGCTATTAGTTCTGTGCCTTGCCAAACCGTCAAATGACAGGGTTGCCAACCCGTATTTAGTGTAGCACTTCCAGATTTTTCTATATTGTTAATCCATTCCCATTCTAAAAAAGGTGTTGCCAAGGGTTGGGCTAAAGCGTCCCAAGCTTGTTTAGGTATCTCAGCTATTTTATCTAGCCAGTGGATTGAGTATTTGGGTTTTACTTGTTCAACCATGAATTGGCGCGTATTTGCTTTTCACATTCAAGATAACTTAACAACCCCGGGAGGTGCCAACTTTAGTATAATCACCCAACCTTATCTAATTATTGTATTTTGTTATGTCTTAAGTGCATTTTACGCAACGAATTGTAACAAAAAATACGATCTCTTCAGGTAAAGAATGCCAATCTTTAAAAGTAAAACCCCTGAGCGCGAGAACCAACCAATGAGTAAACTATCTAGACGTAAATTTATCATCACCACGGGAATTACAGCCGTAGGCACAACAATTTTACATGGTTGTACTGGTAGTAGCACTGGAAATCAAACAGCAACTACTGCACCCAGTGTAACAACAACGGCACCCGTTGCGACAGGAGATGGACCAGAAGTCACCACCGCTAAACTCGGATTTATCGCACTGACTGACTCAGCCCCCATCATCATTGCCAAAGAAAAAGGTCTTTTTGATAAATATGGCATGACTGGAGTTGAAGTGCTCAAGCAAGCCTCTTGGCCAGTAACACGAGATAACTTAGAATTAGGTTCCGGGGGGGGAGGTATTGACGGAGCGCACATCCTCTCACCAATGCCCTATCAGATGACCCTCGGTACGATTACCAAAACGCAACAACCCGTACCCATGTACATCTTGGCGAGATTAAATACCAATGGTCAAGCGATTTCCGTCGCCAATACCTATTTAGATCTCAAACTGGGAACTGATGCCAAAGCCTTAAAAGGTGCAATCGAAAAAGCTAAAGCAGATGGCAAACAAGAAATCAAATTTGCCATGACTTTTCCCGGAGGAACCCATGATGTCTGGATTCGCTACTGGTTAGCCGCAAATGGAATCGATCCTACTGGGGATATTTCCGTAATTCCGGTTCCCCCGCCCCAAATGGTAGCTAATATGAAGGTCGGCAATATGGAAGCCTTCTGCGTGGGTGAACCATGGAATGCGCAACTCGTCAACCAAAAAGCCGGATATACCGCCTTAGTAACCGGAGAACTTTGGGCAGATCATCCAGAAAAAGCCTTCGCTGTTCGTAAAGATTGGGCAGATAAAAACCCAAAAGCGACTCAAGCTTTACTTCAAGCGGTGTTAGAAGCTCAACAATGGTGCGACAAAGCCGAAAATATCGAAGAAATGTGCAACATCATTTCTCAAGATAAATGGTTTAAAGTTCCCGCCGCTGATATTATAGGACGCTCAAAGGGAGAGATAGACTTTGGCGATGGTAGAGTAGTTACAGATTTTCCTTATGCCATGAAATTCTGGCGAGATAACGCTTCTTATCCCTATAAGAGCCATGATTTGTGGTTTATCACTGAAA
This window of the Gloeocapsa sp. PCC 73106 genome carries:
- a CDS encoding GNAT family N-acetyltransferase, which gives rise to MVEQVKPKYSIHWLDKIAEIPKQAWDALAQPLATPFLEWEWINNIEKSGSATLNTGWQPCHLTVWQGTELIAGALLYLKSHSYGEFVFDQQWADLSYRLGVRYYPKMLGMSPFTPAVGYRFLIAPGEDEREITEMMVGAIDHFCVRNRINGCHFLFVDPDWRSLMESYGFRAWLHHSYIWSNQNFTNFDAYLQQFNSNQRRNIKRERKAVLEAGLQVRVLTGEDIPQHLFPLIYRFYSSTCDKFWGGSKYLTRQFFAQLYSTYRDRVVLVVAEKENQPGKAVGMSFSIRKGDNLYGRYWGCFEEFDCLHFEACYYQPIEWAIAQGIQTFDPGAGGSHKRRRGFPATGNHSLHRFYHQRMSQILHHYIDEINQAEAEEIEAINQDLPYSKREIDLSTLIHQP
- a CDS encoding CmpA/NrtA family ABC transporter substrate-binding protein; the protein is MSKLSRRKFIITTGITAVGTTILHGCTGSSTGNQTATTAPSVTTTAPVATGDGPEVTTAKLGFIALTDSAPIIIAKEKGLFDKYGMTGVEVLKQASWPVTRDNLELGSGGGGIDGAHILSPMPYQMTLGTITKTQQPVPMYILARLNTNGQAISVANTYLDLKLGTDAKALKGAIEKAKADGKQEIKFAMTFPGGTHDVWIRYWLAANGIDPTGDISVIPVPPPQMVANMKVGNMEAFCVGEPWNAQLVNQKAGYTALVTGELWADHPEKAFAVRKDWADKNPKATQALLQAVLEAQQWCDKAENIEEMCNIISQDKWFKVPAADIIGRSKGEIDFGDGRVVTDFPYAMKFWRDNASYPYKSHDLWFITENIRWGYLPADTDATAVIDAVNREDLWKEAAKAIGVPEAQIPTSTSRGVETFFDGVKFDPEKPADYLNGLAIKKV